CCGCCAGTGCCGCGCCGCGCTCTTTGGCCGACAAGGCTTTAAAAGACTGCCCCGTCAAACCCGGGCTTAAAGCCGCAACCAGTTTTTTACCGGAAGGTTTTGTTGATACAGGCAAAACCGGATGTACACAGCCCGCCACAAGCGCAGCCAACCCCAGACACAAAGCGATAATGGCGGTATTTTTCATGTTTTGCTCGAACAATCAGGGAAATGGTGGTCAGGGAAATGGCGGAATGACTGTTCAGCCGGCAGGAACCGCCACTTCGACACGGCTCGGCTTCCCTCCGTCCGCGCTCTGGACAAGCACGACCACAATACAGACGTCCCGGCCTTTTTCAACGGCAGGCGTTACTTTGACGAGTTCACCACCCTGCTCGTCCGCAACCTGCCTGCCAACTGTAGAACACTCGGCAGCAAGGGCGGAGCTTGCACCCAAAAGGGTGAACAACGTCAGAAAAACAAGATACTTCTTCATCATGTCGGCCTTTATAATGCATTTTTCAATGAAATGCAATCCGGTCATCCTTTCCGGCAAAGCATTTGCTGCCGCACCGGTCATGGCTTCTTAACAAAATAAAATCATATTGGTTGCTTGCTGGAAAAAACGAAACATTTATATAGTATACCCTCAACTTATAAAATTACCGGCAAGGAACGATGAATGTCGGACAGGAAACAAACAGAAAAACCACGCAAAAGCCGGGGCAATAACCGGCATGCCAGGCCCTATGGCTCGGCTTTTGCCCGTTTTGACGCCTGGGTTGATTCTACCCTTTACCGCAGCAAGGCGTGGTTTGCCGATAAACTCGACCGTTCGGCGATTATCTCGCAGCGTTTCCGCATCCGCGGTTTCAGGCGGTTTCTGGTGGAAGTTTTTGATGAAGGCCTGACAATAGGGCTGCTCGGGCTGATTGTTTTTGTCGGAATCGGTGTCCAGAACTTTGCAGTCACCAAAAACAAATGGCAGGACCCGGAGAATATCGCCGTCACTCTTTATGATACACACGGGAACTATATCGGCAAGCGCGGCGCGTTAAACAGTGGCGATGTGACCCTGGATGAACTGCCCGACTATCTGGTTAAATCAGTGCTTGCCACGGAAGACCGGCGGTTTTTTGAGCATTGGGGCATTGATTTTGTCGGGCTGGGGCGCGCGCTCAGCAGCAACGTGCGCGCCAATGGCGTTGTGCAGGGCGGCTCGACCCTGACCCAGCAGCTGGCCAAAAACCTGTTCTTGACCAATGAACGCAGTATTGAGCGCAAAATCCGCGAGGCTTATCTTGCCATCTGGCTGGAAGCGAATCTGAGCAAGTCTGAAATTCTTAAACTTTATCTTGACCGCGCCTATATGGGCGGCGGCAATTTCGGCATCGGTGCCGCCTCGCAATTTTATTTTGACAAGGATGTGCGCAATGTCACACTGGCGGAAGCGGCCATGCTGGCGGGCCTGTTCAAGGCGCCGGGCAGGTATGCGCCCCATATCAACCTGCCGGCGGCCCGCGCCCGCGCCAATGTGGTGCTGTCCAATCTGGTGGAAAGCGGCTATATGAGCGAAGGCGAGGTGATCGGCGCGCGCCGTCATCCGGCCAGTATCGCCAATGTCCTTGACCAGGACCATCCCGATTATTTTCTTGACTGGGCTTTTGACGAAATTCGCAAAATGAGCGACCAGTTGCCCGAACATACGCTGATCGCCCGCACAACGCTGGATATGAACATTCAAAAAGCGGCGGAAGAATCCATCAGCTATTACCTGCGCGAATATGGCCGCGCTTTCCATGTTTCACAAGCCGCAGCGGTTATTCTCGATAATGACGGCGCGGTGCGCGCTGTTGTCGGCGGACGCGATTACCGCGAAAGCCAGTTCAACCGCGCCACACAGGGGTTGCGCCAGACCGGCTCTTCCTTCAAGCCCTATGTTTATGCGATCGCGCTCGAAAGCGGCCTCACACCCAAATCCATCGTGCTTGACGCCCCCATTCACTGGGGCAACTGGTCGCCGCACAATTATGGCCGCAGCTATTCCGGCCGCGTTGACCTCACTTCCGCACTTGTGCGCTCGCTCAATACCGTGCCGGTACGTATCACCTATCAGAACCTGCGCGGTTCAACCGATAAAATCGTCGCGCTTGTCAAGGCGTCCGGCGTTGAAACGCCGATCTCAAGCCATAAGACCATGGTGCTGGGCGCCTCGGAAATGACAGTGATGGATCAGGCCACGGGCTTCAATGTCTTTGCCAATGGCGGCATGGCAGGCAACCGCCATGCCTTCACCCAGCTTTTGTCGATTGACGGCAGGATTGTGTGGGACTGGAAGAAAAATTCCCCGCCGCCGCGGCGTATCCTGAGTGAAAAAGCTGCCGGCCAGCTCAATTCCATGATGGTGCAGGTGGTCAGCCGCGGTACCGGCCGGCGCGCCGGCCTGCCGATGACGCAGGTTGCCGGCAAAACCGGCACCACCAACAGCTATAAGGACGCATGGTTTGTCGGCTTTACCGGCAATTACACCGCCGCGGTGTGGATGGGCAATGACAATTCCTCCCCCATGGGCAGAACAACCGGCGGCGTTGTTCCGGCAATGATGTGGCAGCGGATGATGCTGGCGGCGCACCAGAATGTCGCGCTCAAGCCCATTTACGGCGTGCCGGACAGCATTCTTATTGCTTCTGCAAAAACCCGGGCCAGTGACAGTGAGAATACCGGAAACGGCAACCTGCCGCAGGTGCTGTCCCCCGCCGCCACCAGTTCCATCCGTTCCATCGCCGGAAAACTGCGCGCCTCTGCGCCCTTGACGCAGACGATCGACGATACATATGCCGCCTCAACACTTGTCACGCCGCGAGGGCAGACACAATGAGCCCCAACTGTTATACCCGGATAGAAAACGCCCTATGTTCCGCACCCTTTTCCTGACTGTTATTGCGCTTTGCCTGGCGATTGCCGGCGGTGTGTGGAGCATCAACACCGTACTTGGCCGTTTTGACGGCTTTGGCCGGATGACAATTAACGGCTGGCAAGCCTATCCGCAAGACGGCACAGAGGAAGCCGACCCTTACGCCCGCGCCCGCACCGTGCGGCAGGGTACATTGTCGCTGGGGCGCGCCGAGGGGCTGGCGTTCTATATCTGGAAGGATGACAGCGGGCAGGCGCTCACCAGCCGCTGCCGCTATACGCTTCAGGGTTTTGTGCCAGAGGCGCGGCTGTTCACCCTCTATCCGGTTGATGAAAAACACACACCTCTCAATGCCGGCAGCATGTTCCCGACCGAGTTGCATTCACAAAATATCGTTCATGCTTCTGATGGAGCCATCCATGTGACGGTTTCAGCCGCCTCTGAAGCCGGAAACTGGCTTGCCGTGCCGCCAGACACGCCTTACGGGCTGGTTCTCACCCTTTACGACACGCCGGTCATCACCACGACAGGGCTTGCCAATCCGGTTATGCCAACACTTTCACGCATAAAGGAGGGGCGCTGTGACTAACAAGCTGCTCTATGCTTTGGCCCTTGGTTTTTTCGGCGCTGTTATCGTCCACATCTGTATTCTGTTTCTGGTGCCTTATCACGGACAGTACAACACCTGGCTGCGCTTGCAGAGCAGGATTCCGCTCTTCGGCTTTCACCAGCTGGCCGCTGATGACCCGATTGCCCGCACCGCCGATCCGCTATTTAAACTGCGGGCTTGTATTTTCACCCTTGCCGACGCGCCGGAAGCTGATACCCTACCCGGCGATAACACGCCTGCTTTCAACGGCAACGAGCCGGTGCATATTTCAGCAAGCGGCAAAGTGCCGTTCTGGTCGATGTCGGTTTATGACAGCGCCGGCACAAAACTTTACAGCCTCAACAGCCTTTCCACAGCTGACAAGGGGCTTGATATCATCATCGGCACCCCGTTGCAGATCATGGATTTGAAACAGGTCACAGCAGACAGCGCCAACAATTCCATTCTGGTGCCGCAGGCCATTGACAACGGCACGGTGCTGTTGCGGGTTTTCGCCCCGTCAAAAGACTGGCAGCCAAAGATTGACGCTTTTCTGCAAAATGCCCGATGCAGCCCGGTCGTCTTGGAAGACGCCCTGTGATAAACCCTAAAACACAGAATCCCCGGGCAGCAGCAAAAAGTCTTCCGGATTATCGATATTTTCCAGCTCGACAATCCAGATATCGGGGTCAAACTGCAATTCCCTTTGCAGTTTTTCCGCTATCCCGGTTTCTTCCACATCTGCCATTGCCGCGACAAAGCGGCGCTCGTCTGCCGCGCCTGTTTCTTCATAGGCGCTTTGCGGCGCCGGAGCATAAAGCGTAGCGAGGCCGTCCTTGCGCCGGTGAATAATAAAAATCGCCCCGGCCTCTGTCGCGCCGCGGCGGACAAGATACCCAAAGCCGCCCTGTTCCCGCACACGGCGCAGAAGGGCGGCAATCCAGAAATCCGATATCAGACGCATAAAACCCGCGCCTCAATACAATTTTCTTGCTGCATATTTAGCCCAGTAAACCTATTTCGCGCATTTTATTCACCAGCGCCTGATCAATATCACCGCTTGGCGGTAATGAAAACATCTTTTGAAACGCCGATACCGCTGCTTTTGTCTGCCTGTCAACAACGCCATTGGCAACAACACTGCCATTGCCAAAAGCACGCAGAGCCACCTGTACCTTTATCACCGTATCACGCGGCACCGATCTGTCCACGCCATTTGCCTGCATGCCCGCCACCGGCATATTGTCATGAATCAGCATAGCAACAGGGTCCGCCATCCTGTCAGCCCCTGTTACTCCGTCCCCCTGTTGCAAAGCCTGCCATTTTGCAATCGCCTCGCGGGTGCGCGGGCCGCTTCTGCCATCGATATCACCTGTATAAAGGCCAAGGGCAGCCAGCTTCCGCTGCAATGCTTTCAAATCATCATCCGCTTGCGGCACAGTGGGCGCCGGTCCTGCTGCACGGGTTGCAAACAACACCGGCCGCACAGTATCCGGCTGGTCAAAAAAGGCATTTTTGCTGATAAAACCAAAAGCCAGCGCAAATATTGCCAACCCGCTAGCCAGCAGGGGGTTTTGCCAGGCACGGCGTATCATGCCACGCAGACTGGCAGCCAGCAGGCGCCCGATCTGCACAGCTATCCAGCGGAAGAGGCGGAATTGTTTCCTATGCTTTTTTTTCTTTCTGGCCATAATCCTGCACTTGTCCTGTCACCCGTCCTCACCCGTTTTACATCCCCTTATCATTGGCAAAATGGTTTAAAAAAGTGATAATTTACCGGCAAAATCTGCTGCAACAGGGCAGAATTTGTGCCTATGGGCAGCAAATGTAAATATTTTATCAATCTTGCCAATATAGGATACGCTTATGTTTTTGTGTAGAAGAGTTTATCCGCCGTGTTTCGCTTTTTGCTTAAATGCAGTTTTTTCCTGATGATCGTGTTTGTGGCATTGGCTTACTTTGCCCCGGCCCATGAAAACGGGCAAGGTGAAAACACTGCCAATGCCGGCGCCATGGACACAGTCGGCGCCATTCGTGACACGGTGACGGATATGGGCAGTTTTTGCCAGCGCAATCGGCAAACCTGCGAAACCGGAAAATCGGTTATCGGCTCAATCGGCGTCAAGGCGCGGGACGGCGCGCGTTTCGCTTATGAATTGCTTGATTCGCAATTTGGCGGTAAAGAAGATAAAGAAAGACAAACGGGCACAACAACAGGGACACAATAACCTCTCATGCCACAGACTATAGATGATATTTGCGAAACCT
This is a stretch of genomic DNA from Candidatus Tokpelaia hoelldoblerii. It encodes these proteins:
- a CDS encoding Hypothetical protein (bhsal13260) — translated: MMKKYLVFLTLFTLLGASSALAAECSTVGRQVADEQGGELVKVTPAVEKGRDVCIVVVLVQSADGGKPSRVEVAVPAG
- a CDS encoding Penicillin-binding protein, 1A family (bhsal13270), which gives rise to MSDRKQTEKPRKSRGNNRHARPYGSAFARFDAWVDSTLYRSKAWFADKLDRSAIISQRFRIRGFRRFLVEVFDEGLTIGLLGLIVFVGIGVQNFAVTKNKWQDPENIAVTLYDTHGNYIGKRGALNSGDVTLDELPDYLVKSVLATEDRRFFEHWGIDFVGLGRALSSNVRANGVVQGGSTLTQQLAKNLFLTNERSIERKIREAYLAIWLEANLSKSEILKLYLDRAYMGGGNFGIGAASQFYFDKDVRNVTLAEAAMLAGLFKAPGRYAPHINLPAARARANVVLSNLVESGYMSEGEVIGARRHPASIANVLDQDHPDYFLDWAFDEIRKMSDQLPEHTLIARTTLDMNIQKAAEESISYYLREYGRAFHVSQAAAVILDNDGAVRAVVGGRDYRESQFNRATQGLRQTGSSFKPYVYAIALESGLTPKSIVLDAPIHWGNWSPHNYGRSYSGRVDLTSALVRSLNTVPVRITYQNLRGSTDKIVALVKASGVETPISSHKTMVLGASEMTVMDQATGFNVFANGGMAGNRHAFTQLLSIDGRIVWDWKKNSPPPRRILSEKAAGQLNSMMVQVVSRGTGRRAGLPMTQVAGKTGTTNSYKDAWFVGFTGNYTAAVWMGNDNSSPMGRTTGGVVPAMMWQRMMLAAHQNVALKPIYGVPDSILIASAKTRASDSENTGNGNLPQVLSPAATSSIRSIAGKLRASAPLTQTIDDTYAASTLVTPRGQTQ
- a CDS encoding Hypothetical protein (bhsal13280) — protein: MFRTLFLTVIALCLAIAGGVWSINTVLGRFDGFGRMTINGWQAYPQDGTEEADPYARARTVRQGTLSLGRAEGLAFYIWKDDSGQALTSRCRYTLQGFVPEARLFTLYPVDEKHTPLNAGSMFPTELHSQNIVHASDGAIHVTVSAASEAGNWLAVPPDTPYGLVLTLYDTPVITTTGLANPVMPTLSRIKEGRCD
- a CDS encoding Hypothetical protein (bhsal13290); translated protein: MTNKLLYALALGFFGAVIVHICILFLVPYHGQYNTWLRLQSRIPLFGFHQLAADDPIARTADPLFKLRACIFTLADAPEADTLPGDNTPAFNGNEPVHISASGKVPFWSMSVYDSAGTKLYSLNSLSTADKGLDIIIGTPLQIMDLKQVTADSANNSILVPQAIDNGTVLLRVFAPSKDWQPKIDAFLQNARCSPVVLEDAL
- a CDS encoding Hypothetical protein (bhsal13300), which gives rise to MRLISDFWIAALLRRVREQGGFGYLVRRGATEAGAIFIIHRRKDGLATLYAPAPQSAYEETGAADERRFVAAMADVEETGIAEKLQRELQFDPDIWIVELENIDNPEDFLLLPGDSVF
- a CDS encoding Putative peptidoglycan binding domain-containing protein (bhsal13310) — translated: MARKKKKHRKQFRLFRWIAVQIGRLLAASLRGMIRRAWQNPLLASGLAIFALAFGFISKNAFFDQPDTVRPVLFATRAAGPAPTVPQADDDLKALQRKLAALGLYTGDIDGRSGPRTREAIAKWQALQQGDGVTGADRMADPVAMLIHDNMPVAGMQANGVDRSVPRDTVIKVQVALRAFGNGSVVANGVVDRQTKAAVSAFQKMFSLPPSGDIDQALVNKMREIGLLG
- a CDS encoding Hypothetical protein (bhsal13320), with the protein product MFRFLLKCSFFLMIVFVALAYFAPAHENGQGENTANAGAMDTVGAIRDTVTDMGSFCQRNRQTCETGKSVIGSIGVKARDGARFAYELLDSQFGGKEDKERQTGTTTGTQ